GATGGCGAAGGTCCGTGCGCACGGAGTGGCCTTCGAACGTGAGGAGTCGCTGCCCGGCTTCGGCTGCGTTGCCGCACCCATCGGCCCGGACGGTCACGCGGTGGCGGCGGTCTCGGTGTGCGGACCGATGAATCGAATGGCCTTCGACAGCCGACTGGTGGCACCGGTGAGAATGACGGCCATGGGTATCTGGCGAAGCGCCGAGGGCGGACCGGACCGAGTCGCTCCGACGCTGCAGCCGCTTCGTCCACTACGCGCCGGCCCCACGCCCCGCACCATCGGACGCCTGCAGCCCGCGTGACCCTCGATCCCCAGATCGCCGGCCTGATCGACACTCTCGACTCCGGCTTCCCGCCGGTCCATACGATGACCGGCGCCGAGGCCCGAGCGGCGATCCGATCCCGCTTCGTCCCGAACCCGGACCCCGAACCGGTTTTCCGGGTAGCCGAACACCGCGTCGACGTTGTCGGCGGCAGCGTCGGGGTCCGGGTGTACCAGCACGCATCCGGCAGCCCGTTGCCGATACTCGTCTACGCCCACGGCGGCGGATTCGTGTTCTGCGACCTCGACAGCCACGACGGACTGTGCCGAAGCTTCGCCAATATCATTCCCGCCGTGGTGATCTCGGTCGACTACCGCCTCGCACCCGAGCATCGTTGGCCCACAGCGGCCGAAGACGTCTTTGCGGTCACACAGTGGGCGGCGGCGCACGCCGCCGAACTCGGCGGCGATGCCACCAGGCTTGCGGTCGGCGGGGACAGCGCGGGTGGCAACCTCGCCGCGGTCACCGCCGTGATGGCCCGCGACCGTGGCGGCCCGGCCATCGGCGCACAGTTGCTGCTGTATCCCGTGATCGCCGCCGATTTCGACACCGAGTCCTACCGGCTGTACGGCCGCGGCTTCTACAACCCGCGGCCGGCACTGCAGTGGTACTGGGATCAATACGTGCCCGCGGTCGAGGATCGGCAACATCGGTATGCCTCACCGCTGCAGGCGGATCCGACCGGGCTGCCGCCCGCCGTCGTGGTGGTGGCCGGCCATGACCCCCTGCGCGATGAGGGCACCGCGTACGCAGACGCCCTGACCGCCGCCGGGGTTCCGACCACCCGATGCTCCTACGAAGGCGGCATCCACGGTTTCATGACGATGCCCATGCTCGACATCGCCCACCAGTCTCGCCGGGAGGCCGGCCGAGCGCTGGCTGAGTTGCTCGATCATGGCTGAGGTGTTCGTCATCGACCGCGTGGTGACCGCTCCGGGCTGCGCACAGGCTTTCGTCGACGCCTATCTGTCCGGCTATGTCCCGGGGGCCCGCGAGCGCGGGATGGAATTGCGCGACGTACTCGTGAGCCCACCGATCCGTTTCGACGACCGTCCCAACACCGTGACGATCACCTGGCGCCTACCGAGCCCGCAAGCCTGGTGGCAGATGACGTGGCGGGCTCGCCCCGATCCGGCCATAGCCCGCTGGTGGGAGGACATCTCAGGTCTGGTGATCGAGCGCAGCCGCAGTGTCGCGTCGCACGCCGCCGATCTGGGCACCTCCGACACCTCGGTGACACTGCCCGACTCGACCGGCAGCTCAGCGTGGGGTGTCACGCGATTACTCGATGTCGTCGAGTCAGAACGGCCGCGCATACTCGATGTCCTGCGAAGCAAAGCCGAAGCCAGCGGTTCACTGCGCACTGTCGTCGAACCGACGCTGGCCGGTTCCCGCAACGGCGGCGACATCCTGGTGCACCTACGGTTCACCGATCAGATGACCTGGGCGCAAAGCAGTTTCGACGAAGTTCTCGAGGACCCGGCAATCACCGGAGTCAATGGGGTGACCTATGAGGGAACACCATTGCGTCGTGGTAGCGGTGTCGTGTACCGAACGCTGCTGTTGCGGGTGCCACCGGAGGTCCCTGACGACCACGTCGCCGCATTCGAACAGGAACTGGCGATGATGCCCCGCTACGTGCCGACCATCCAGGCCTGGCAGCTCAGCCGGGTCAGCCAGGCAATCGGTACGACCCGGTGGACCCACGTATTCGAGCAGGAGTTCACCGACGTCGACGGCCTGATGGGTCCGTACCTGATGCACCCGGTGCACTGGGCGGTCGTGGACCGTTGGTTCGATCCGGAAACGACCGACATGATCGTGCGAGATCGGGTGTGCCACAGCTTCTGCGAGACCGGCGCGCCGATCCTCTAGAGCCCGGCGGGCAGGATGTTCGGATTCGCCGTTGCCGGTGGTTCCAACGGGGGCAACACGGTCAGCCCGTCGAGTGTGTGCACCGGCAGGTCCTGCGCCCACGGGTAGTGCAAGCTGAAGGCCACCAGACCCGTTCGCTTTTCGGCCGGGAGGTGACACATCGCCAGGACAGTCTCGGCCAGGTACTCCACTGGCTCGGTCGGGAAGCTGTCCGGTATCAAGGACGCCGCGCCGGGAGTGCGCACCGCTGTCGACGGACCGACGCAATTCACCGCGATGTTGGCGTCCACCAGTTCGGCGGCGACGCCTTGGGTGAAGCGGTGCAACGCGGCCTTGCACGACGCATAGATCACGTCCCCGGCGGTCTTGTTGTAGTCGCGAAACGGCCGGACCGGCGGCACTCCGGTGACCGATCCGATGTTGACGATCCAGCCCGCGCCTTGTCGGCGCATATGTGGCACAGCGGCTTTCGTCAAGACGAATGGCGTCCTCAGATAGTGCTCGACGGTTCGATCGAACGTCTCCATCGACATGTCCTCGACAACCGAATAGTCGGCATAGCCCGCGTTGTTCACCACGATGTCGATGCGGCCGGTGCGCTTCACCACCGCATCGATCACGCCGCTGCGCGCCGCGTCATCTTCGAGATCGGCGGCGAGACCGAACGCGTCGCCGCCGGCGTCTTCGATGAGCGCGACCGTTTCCTCGATGGTGCCGGGCAACGCCTGACTGACTCCGGAACGCAACGACGGCGACGGTGTGTAGGCCCGGGCGGTGACCGCGACGGTGGCGCCTTCGGCAGCCAACCGCTGGGCGATCGCGCGCCCGATTCCGCGGCTGCTCCCCGTCACCAAGGCCGTTCTCCCGGCGAGGATCTGACTCATTGCAGGATGAAGTCCTCTTCGACGGGCGCCCGGTGCTGTCGCCACAGGTCGACCAGTCGGTAGGGCGTGGCCACGACGACACGGCCCGACTCCGACCGGTAGTAGGTGTGGGCATTCGGTGTGTGGCACCAGACTGTGCGTTGCATGGCCCGGTCGACGTCGGCGACATAGTCGTCGAAGGCGCGCTGAGTCACCTCCATGGTCGTCGCGTCGCGCAATGCCATGAGCTGCAGGCACTCCACGATGAAATGGGCGAGGACCTCCATCGCGAAGTTGGCGCCCGCCCCATGTCCGGGGCTGTAATTCGGTGCCGAGGTGATGAACAGGTTCGGGAACCCCGGAACGGTTCCGCCCCGGTATGCGCGCGGGCTGTCTCCCCACTCCCCCGCCAGCGTCTTGCCGTCACGACCGCGGATGTCGACCGTCGACAGGAAGTCCAGGTGGTAGCCGGTGGCATAGATGATGACATCGAGGTCGATCTGGCGGCCGTCGGCAGTGCGAATACCGTCGGCATTCACCGCCGCGGGTTCACTGGCTTCGACAGCGACGTGGTCGCGGGTCAGTGCCGCGTAGTAGCCGCCGGGATCACGAATGATGCGCTTGCCGTACGGCGCGAAGTCGGGAGTGACCTTGCGCGCCAATTCGGTACCGGCGCCGAAGGTTCGGTCGATGTAGTCCAGGCACATCTGCAACAGGACGTCGTTGGCCGGTGAGATGGACAGATGACTCTGCGCCCAGTCCGGGTCCCGCAGGATGACCGGGTAGTTGTTGTCCGCTGTCGCCCAGTACGACTTGAGCCGGTGCCACATCGCGTAGTAGGGCAGCGCGCGTCCCAGATAGCGGCGGTGTTCGGGGACATCGTCGGAGAGCCGTTTGCGCGGGGCAACCCAGTGCGGTTGACGTTGGAACACGGTGAGCTGTTCGACCTCGTCGACGCAGGAATCCACGATCTGCACAGCCGTGCAGCCGGCCCCGATCACAGCTACCCGTTTCCCGGCAAGATCCAGGTCAGGATCCCACTGGGCCGAGTGAATGCTTTTTCCGGAGAACGTATCCCGCCCTGCGAGGTCCGGAAAGCGCGGCCGGTTCAGGTAGCCGGCGGCGGTGACGACGACGCTGGCGTAGTCGACGGTGCGAGCTCCGTCGGCCGCGCGCGAGTGGATCTGCCACTCTCGCCGCTGCTCGTCCCACCACAAGGCTTCGACCTCGGTGCCGAACCGGATGTGGCGCCGCAGGTCGTGCTTGTCGGCCAGCGCCACCAGATACGCCTGATACTCGGCGCCTTGCGGATAGTAGTTGGACCAATCGGGGTTCACCTCGCGAGACAGCGAGTAGTAGGCCGACGGCGTATCCACACCGATCCCCGGGTATGTGGTGGTCAGCCAGGTGCCGCCGACGTCGTCGTTGCGATCGTAGATCGCAAAGTGCACACCCTCCTCGGCCGCTGCCAGCGCGACGGCGATACCGGCAAGGCCGGCGCCGATGATCGCCATCGTGGTCGTCGGCGGAATCGGGGTGGTCCGGGGCAGCGTGGGCTGCGACGGTCGGAAACCACCCTGTTCCAGGAGGAGATCGACGTGTTCGTCGTCGACCACCGCGCCCAGAGCGACAGGCAGCGCAGCGGCGAACAGGTCACGGTCGTCGGCGGCGAGCGCACCGACCGGTCGTGGCCGACCCAGC
This is a stretch of genomic DNA from Mycobacterium sp. ELW1. It encodes these proteins:
- a CDS encoding alpha/beta hydrolase, producing MTLDPQIAGLIDTLDSGFPPVHTMTGAEARAAIRSRFVPNPDPEPVFRVAEHRVDVVGGSVGVRVYQHASGSPLPILVYAHGGGFVFCDLDSHDGLCRSFANIIPAVVISVDYRLAPEHRWPTAAEDVFAVTQWAAAHAAELGGDATRLAVGGDSAGGNLAAVTAVMARDRGGPAIGAQLLLYPVIAADFDTESYRLYGRGFYNPRPALQWYWDQYVPAVEDRQHRYASPLQADPTGLPPAVVVVAGHDPLRDEGTAYADALTAAGVPTTRCSYEGGIHGFMTMPMLDIAHQSRREAGRALAELLDHG
- a CDS encoding Dabb family protein; its protein translation is MPDSTGSSAWGVTRLLDVVESERPRILDVLRSKAEASGSLRTVVEPTLAGSRNGGDILVHLRFTDQMTWAQSSFDEVLEDPAITGVNGVTYEGTPLRRGSGVVYRTLLLRVPPEVPDDHVAAFEQELAMMPRYVPTIQAWQLSRVSQAIGTTRWTHVFEQEFTDVDGLMGPYLMHPVHWAVVDRWFDPETTDMIVRDRVCHSFCETGAPIL
- a CDS encoding SDR family NAD(P)-dependent oxidoreductase — translated: MSQILAGRTALVTGSSRGIGRAIAQRLAAEGATVAVTARAYTPSPSLRSGVSQALPGTIEETVALIEDAGGDAFGLAADLEDDAARSGVIDAVVKRTGRIDIVVNNAGYADYSVVEDMSMETFDRTVEHYLRTPFVLTKAAVPHMRRQGAGWIVNIGSVTGVPPVRPFRDYNKTAGDVIYASCKAALHRFTQGVAAELVDANIAVNCVGPSTAVRTPGAASLIPDSFPTEPVEYLAETVLAMCHLPAEKRTGLVAFSLHYPWAQDLPVHTLDGLTVLPPLEPPATANPNILPAGL
- a CDS encoding NAD(P)/FAD-dependent oxidoreductase, giving the protein MSTGPSAVAPSTDVDPRVLRAHLMQADPGVLVAVLAQMTGDPAVVDRYAAKIDHVPDPPERAGTTDPVTMDTLVDEIVSALGRPRPVGALAADDRDLFAAALPVALGAVVDDEHVDLLLEQGGFRPSQPTLPRTTPIPPTTTMAIIGAGLAGIAVALAAAEEGVHFAIYDRNDDVGGTWLTTTYPGIGVDTPSAYYSLSREVNPDWSNYYPQGAEYQAYLVALADKHDLRRHIRFGTEVEALWWDEQRREWQIHSRAADGARTVDYASVVVTAAGYLNRPRFPDLAGRDTFSGKSIHSAQWDPDLDLAGKRVAVIGAGCTAVQIVDSCVDEVEQLTVFQRQPHWVAPRKRLSDDVPEHRRYLGRALPYYAMWHRLKSYWATADNNYPVILRDPDWAQSHLSISPANDVLLQMCLDYIDRTFGAGTELARKVTPDFAPYGKRIIRDPGGYYAALTRDHVAVEASEPAAVNADGIRTADGRQIDLDVIIYATGYHLDFLSTVDIRGRDGKTLAGEWGDSPRAYRGGTVPGFPNLFITSAPNYSPGHGAGANFAMEVLAHFIVECLQLMALRDATTMEVTQRAFDDYVADVDRAMQRTVWCHTPNAHTYYRSESGRVVVATPYRLVDLWRQHRAPVEEDFILQ